A single window of Nicotiana sylvestris chromosome 3, ASM39365v2, whole genome shotgun sequence DNA harbors:
- the LOC104230877 gene encoding protein virilizer homolog isoform X2 — protein MHLKINAIDRLTTSSPSSEDLLWVVWQLCGLARSDCGRQALLALVHFPEALSALIAILHSVRESDPVAPNCGASPLNLTIFHSTAEIFEVIVSDSTASSLGAWIGHAKELHRVLHSSSPGSSKKDAPARLLDWIDASVVYHRSGAIGLLRYTAILASGGDAHMASTSLLASDGMDVDNVIGDSSCTDGNIIENMLGKRITEKDFPGVVLRDSSVVQLTTAFRILAFISDNSAVTAALYDEGAVMVIHAVLINCRLMLERSSNIYDYLVDEGTECNSTSDLLLERNREQTLLDLLIPCLVLLINLLQKLKEAKEQHRNTKLVNALLQLHREVSPKLAACAADVSYPYPSFALGFQAACHLLVSALACWPVYGWTPGLFHFLLDSLHATSVLALGPKEICSLLCLLVLIDLRVDSKESVSV, from the exons ATGCATTTGAAG ATTAATGCCATAGACCGTTTAACCACATCAAGTCCAAGCTCTGAAGATTTGTTGTGGGTAGTATGGCAGCTTTGTGGTCTTGCCAG ATCTGATTGTGGGCGCCAGGCTTTGTTGGCTCTGGTTCATTTCCCAGAG GCTCTTTCAGCTTTAATTGCGATACTTCACTCAGTCAGGGAATCGGATCCAGTTGCCCCAAATTGTG GAGCTTCACCCTTGAACCTTACTATCTTTCACTCTACTGCTGAGATTTTTGAGGTCATTGTTTCGGACTCAACTGCGTCTTCTCTGGGGGCTTGGATTGGACATGCTAAAGAACTTCATAGAGTCTTACATTCCTCCTCTCCAGGATCCAGCAAAAAAGATGCTCCTGCAAGACTTTTGGACTGGATTGATGCTAGTGTGGTGTACCACAGGAGTGGAGCAATTGGTCTTTTACGATATACAGCTATCTTAGCTTCTGGAGGAGATGCTCACATGGCCTCAACAAGTCTTTTGGCATCTGATGGTATGGACGTTGATAATGTCATTGGGGATTCTTCCTGTACTGATGGTAATATCATAGAGAATATGCTTGGGAAACGCATCACCGAGAAGGATTTTCCTGGGGTTGTTCTTCGTGACTCATCTGTTGTTCAGCTGACGACAGCATTTCGAATTTTGGCGTTTATTTCCGATAATTCG GCTGTCACTGCTGCTCTTTATGATGAAGGTGCAGTCATGGTTATCCATGCAGTTTTAATCAACTGCAGGCTCATGCTTGAGAGGTCCTCAAACATATATG ATTACCTAGTTGATGAGGGTACAGAATGCAATTCGACTTCGGATTTACTACTGGAACGTAATCGTGAACAGACCCTTCTTGATTTGCTAATTCCCTGTCTGGTGCTGTTGATTAATCTGTTGCAAAAGCTAAAG GAAGCTAAGGAGCAGCATAGGAATACTAAACTAGTAAATGCTCTTCTACAGTTGCACAGAGAAGTGAG TCCAAAGTTGGCCGCCTGTGCAGCAGATGTATCCTATCCTTACCCCAGTTTTGCACTTGGGTTTCAAGCTGCTTGCCATCTTCTTGTTTCTGCATTAGCATGTTGGCCAGTTTATGGTTGGACCCCTGGCCTTTTTCATTTCCTCCTAGATAGTCTTCATGCAACTTCAGTATTGGCGTTAGGTCCCAAGGAAATCTGTAGTCTGCTTTGCTTATTG GTTTTAATTGATCTAAGAGTTGATAGCAAAGAATCGGTCTCGGTGTGA